From Gordonia crocea, the proteins below share one genomic window:
- a CDS encoding MFS transporter, translated as MSPTAGPEVRERIPGPVWVLVAAAFVIALGYGLVAPVLPAFARSFDVSITAATMVVSAFALMRLVFAPATAPLLRSLGEQPVYLAGLLIVAMSTLACAFAQGYWQLLVLRAVGGIGSVMFTVSAMSLLIRISPPAIRGRVSGVYSSSFVLGNIVGPLIGSGLAGLGLRTPFVVYAVALVVATVVVWAALRGSPLADPDATTGNGPGLRAALPVGAYRAVLVTAVVFGWVFAMRVSLLPLYFTDVLHQSTSMAGLALAAYALGDVLVMIPAGRASDRFGRRPFLIGGMAILAVATAALTLTDSTPVALAVTAVAGVGTGLVAPVLQATVADVLYGGRGGTALSTYQMSQDCGVIAGPVIAGAVADRFGFGPAFILTAVLAAIIAAVWVGTAETRGSRGLVADG; from the coding sequence GTGAGCCCGACCGCCGGACCCGAAGTCCGAGAACGCATCCCGGGTCCCGTATGGGTCTTGGTGGCGGCGGCCTTCGTCATCGCGCTGGGCTACGGGCTGGTTGCGCCGGTGCTCCCAGCTTTCGCCCGCAGCTTCGACGTCTCCATCACCGCGGCCACGATGGTGGTCAGCGCCTTCGCGCTCATGCGCCTGGTGTTCGCCCCGGCGACCGCGCCGCTGTTGCGCAGCCTCGGCGAGCAGCCGGTCTATCTGGCGGGCCTGCTCATCGTGGCGATGTCGACGCTGGCCTGCGCCTTCGCCCAGGGCTACTGGCAGCTGTTGGTCCTGCGGGCGGTCGGCGGCATCGGGTCGGTGATGTTCACCGTGTCGGCGATGAGCCTGCTCATCCGGATCAGCCCGCCGGCGATCCGGGGCCGGGTGTCCGGCGTCTACTCGTCGAGCTTCGTGCTCGGCAACATCGTGGGCCCGCTGATCGGCAGCGGGCTGGCCGGGCTCGGGTTGCGCACGCCCTTCGTGGTCTACGCGGTGGCGCTGGTGGTGGCGACGGTCGTGGTGTGGGCGGCGCTGCGCGGATCACCGCTGGCCGACCCGGATGCGACGACGGGGAACGGGCCGGGGCTGCGGGCGGCACTGCCCGTCGGCGCGTACCGCGCGGTCCTGGTCACGGCGGTGGTCTTCGGGTGGGTCTTCGCGATGCGGGTGTCCCTGCTGCCGCTGTACTTCACCGACGTGCTGCACCAGTCCACCTCGATGGCCGGCCTGGCCCTCGCGGCCTACGCTCTCGGCGACGTGCTGGTGATGATCCCGGCCGGACGCGCGTCGGACCGTTTCGGGCGCCGACCGTTCCTCATCGGCGGGATGGCAATCCTGGCGGTGGCCACCGCGGCGCTCACCCTCACCGACTCGACCCCCGTCGCGTTGGCGGTCACCGCGGTGGCGGGCGTGGGAACCGGCCTGGTCGCCCCGGTCCTGCAGGCCACGGTCGCCGACGTCTTGTACGGCGGCCGCGGCGGAACCGCGTTGTCGACCTATCAGATGTCGCAGGACTGCGGCGTGATCGCCGGTCCGGTAATCGCCGGGGCCGTCGCCGACCGCTTCGGATTCGGTCCGGCGTTCATCCTCACTGCGGTGCTGGCCGCGATCATCGCCGCCGTGTGGGTGGGTACCGCGGAAACCCGGGGTAGCCGGGGCTTGGTCGCCGACGGCTGA
- a CDS encoding DUF305 domain-containing protein — MPNDESSPAVTPSSSPVAQNHDHAGRPRWLTTALVGVAALLIGVGAGLAIGTAKDSDDGHHGHTGANAIAVGFAQDMIVHHQQAVEMTRVVIERGSDARVRDLAVTMLSDQSAEIGQMTGWLQSWGAPLSNPGAPMSWMHHGSGSDHCADGHVDEHCPAPGNGGHDHGSDHGGDHHGATMPAPVSDDPPMDGMATKAEMARLRSLSGAAVDTYFLQLMLRHHQGGHHMMEMVVDPKNGAPEYVRALADKMNAAQVSEEATMKQLLAQRNAAPLP, encoded by the coding sequence ATGCCGAACGATGAGTCCTCCCCCGCCGTCACCCCGTCGTCGAGCCCGGTCGCGCAGAACCATGACCACGCCGGTCGGCCCCGGTGGCTGACCACCGCCCTCGTCGGCGTCGCGGCCCTGCTGATCGGTGTCGGGGCGGGGCTGGCGATCGGCACCGCCAAGGACTCCGACGACGGCCACCACGGTCACACCGGCGCGAATGCCATCGCGGTCGGCTTCGCCCAGGACATGATCGTGCACCACCAGCAGGCCGTCGAGATGACCCGCGTGGTGATCGAGCGCGGCTCGGATGCCCGGGTCCGCGACCTCGCGGTGACGATGCTGTCGGATCAGAGTGCGGAGATCGGCCAGATGACCGGCTGGCTGCAGAGTTGGGGCGCACCGCTGAGCAACCCGGGAGCCCCGATGTCGTGGATGCACCACGGCAGCGGGTCCGACCACTGCGCCGACGGCCACGTCGACGAGCACTGCCCCGCGCCGGGCAACGGCGGCCATGACCACGGCAGCGACCACGGGGGCGATCACCACGGGGCGACGATGCCCGCACCGGTGTCGGACGACCCGCCGATGGACGGCATGGCGACCAAGGCCGAGATGGCCCGGTTGCGATCACTGTCCGGCGCCGCCGTCGACACCTATTTCCTGCAGCTCATGCTCCGCCACCACCAGGGCGGCCACCACATGATGGAGATGGTCGTCGATCCGAAGAACGGCGCCCCGGAGTATGTCCGCGCCCTGGCCGACAAGATGAACGCCGCCCAGGTCTCCGAGGAGGCGACCATGAAGCAGCTGCTGGCGCAGCGCAACGCCGCACCCCTGCCCTGA
- the argS gene encoding arginine--tRNA ligase, with protein sequence MTPADLAALLRAITQTVLADRGLDTAALPEAVTVERPRNPEHGDYATNIALQIGKKVGVAPRDLAQWLAEAFAADAGIDSAEIAGPGFVNLRLAAAAQNSVIETILEQGADFGRGADFADSTVNLEFVSANPTGPIHLGGTRWAAVGDALGRVLSARGAAVTREYYFNDHGGQIDRFARSLDAAARGLPTPEDGYAGEYIADIAAQVVAAVPGVVDLPDEERVETFRARGVELMFDHIKTTLHDFGTDFDVYTHENSMFERGLVEECIAELKANGSLYEADGAWWLRSTDHGDDKDRVVLKSDGNAAYIAGDIAYLKDKFDRGFNHLIYMLGADHHGYVVRLKAAAAALGYDAAKVEVLIGQMVNLVQDGAPVRMSKRAGTVVTLDDLVEMVGVDAARYSLIRSSVDVNIDIDLDLLRKQSNENPVYYVQYAHARLAALARNAADLGLSADPSAVALLTEPAEGELIRTLGDFPDVVATAAELREPHRVCRYLESLAGAYHRFYTQCRVLPLGDEAATDVNRARLALCAAARRTLANGLDLVGVSAPERM encoded by the coding sequence GTGACTCCCGCCGACCTCGCCGCGCTGCTGCGCGCCATCACCCAGACCGTTCTGGCCGACCGCGGTCTCGACACCGCCGCACTGCCCGAGGCGGTCACGGTGGAGCGCCCGCGCAACCCGGAGCACGGTGATTACGCGACGAATATCGCCCTGCAGATCGGCAAGAAGGTCGGTGTCGCGCCGCGCGACCTGGCGCAGTGGTTGGCCGAGGCCTTCGCCGCCGACGCCGGGATCGACTCGGCCGAGATTGCCGGGCCGGGATTTGTGAACCTGCGCCTGGCCGCGGCCGCGCAGAACAGCGTCATCGAGACGATTCTCGAGCAGGGCGCAGACTTCGGCCGCGGCGCGGACTTCGCCGACTCGACGGTCAACCTCGAATTCGTCTCGGCCAACCCGACCGGACCGATCCACCTCGGCGGCACCCGGTGGGCCGCCGTCGGCGACGCGCTGGGCCGGGTCCTCTCCGCGCGCGGCGCCGCGGTCACCCGCGAGTACTACTTCAACGACCACGGCGGGCAGATCGACCGCTTCGCCCGGTCGCTCGACGCCGCGGCGCGAGGCCTGCCGACCCCGGAGGACGGTTATGCCGGGGAGTACATCGCCGACATCGCCGCGCAGGTCGTGGCCGCCGTTCCCGGCGTCGTGGACCTCCCCGACGAGGAGCGGGTCGAGACGTTCCGGGCCCGAGGCGTCGAGTTGATGTTCGACCACATCAAGACCACGCTGCACGACTTCGGCACCGACTTCGACGTGTACACGCACGAGAACTCGATGTTCGAACGCGGCCTGGTCGAGGAGTGCATCGCCGAACTCAAGGCCAACGGCAGCCTCTACGAGGCCGACGGGGCCTGGTGGTTGCGGTCCACCGACCACGGCGACGACAAGGACCGCGTCGTCCTCAAGAGCGACGGCAACGCGGCCTACATCGCCGGCGACATCGCCTACCTCAAAGACAAGTTCGACCGCGGGTTCAACCACCTGATCTACATGCTCGGGGCCGACCACCACGGCTACGTGGTGCGCCTCAAGGCCGCCGCCGCCGCGCTCGGCTACGACGCGGCGAAGGTCGAGGTGCTGATCGGCCAGATGGTGAACCTGGTCCAGGACGGTGCCCCGGTCCGGATGAGCAAGCGGGCCGGGACCGTGGTCACCCTCGACGACCTGGTCGAGATGGTCGGCGTCGACGCCGCGCGGTATTCGCTGATCCGCTCGTCGGTGGACGTCAACATTGACATCGACCTGGACCTGCTGCGCAAGCAGTCCAACGAGAACCCGGTCTACTACGTGCAATACGCCCACGCGCGGTTGGCCGCGCTGGCCCGCAACGCCGCCGACCTGGGTCTGTCGGCCGACCCGTCGGCGGTCGCCCTGCTCACCGAGCCGGCCGAGGGCGAGCTGATCCGCACGCTGGGCGACTTCCCCGACGTCGTCGCGACCGCGGCGGAGCTGCGCGAACCGCACCGCGTCTGCCGGTACCTGGAGTCGCTGGCCGGCGCCTACCACCGCTTCTACACGCAGTGCCGGGTGCTGCCCCTCGGGGACGAGGCGGCCACCGACGTCAACCGTGCGCGGCTGGCGCTGTGCGCCGCGGCGCGCCGAACGCTCGCCAACGGCCTCGACCTCGTCGGCGTCTCGGCGCCGGAACGGATGTAG